One Corynebacterium uterequi DNA segment encodes these proteins:
- a CDS encoding SulP family inorganic anion transporter, whose translation MRPDERNSRDRLGSDAHNGVVASFRQACASPKRLRMEVLGGLVVALALIPEAISFSILAGVDPSVGLFTSVIMAIVIAFTGGRPAMISAATGAVALVVAPVARDYGLDYLVATVLLGGAMQIVLAIVGVAKLMRFVPRSVMIGFVNALGVMLFTAQLPHLIGVPWLVYPLFALGLAIMIVGPKLTKAIPAPLITIVLLSALTMAAGLRIPTVADMGALPTSLPSLFVPDVPLTMETLTIIAPYSLALAIVGLMESLMTAKLVDGLTDQHSDKTRESWGQGVANIASGLFGGMGGCAMIGQTMINTRESGARTRLSTLLAGVFLLGLLLLLGDLVGQIPMAALAAIMVMVAYGTVNWHSVHPRTLKLMPLSETIVMAVTVVATLATHNLAVGVVLGVVAAMISFARRVAHIVTVEKVEELGADDDTRTYRVRGQLFFASSNDLVYSFDYTDPAPRIRIDMSQAEVWDASTVATLDSITQKFRNHGKEVAIVGLTGPSRDRLELLTGQLEG comes from the coding sequence ATGCGCCCCGACGAGCGCAATTCTCGCGACCGCCTGGGCTCGGATGCCCACAACGGCGTCGTGGCGTCCTTCCGCCAGGCGTGTGCGTCGCCGAAGCGTCTGCGCATGGAGGTGCTCGGCGGCCTCGTCGTCGCGCTCGCTCTTATTCCCGAGGCGATTTCCTTTTCCATCTTGGCCGGCGTCGATCCGTCGGTGGGGCTGTTCACCTCGGTGATTATGGCCATCGTCATCGCGTTCACGGGCGGGCGCCCGGCGATGATTAGCGCCGCCACGGGCGCCGTCGCGCTCGTCGTGGCACCCGTGGCCCGCGATTATGGCCTCGACTATCTCGTGGCCACGGTGCTGCTCGGCGGGGCGATGCAGATCGTGCTGGCGATCGTCGGCGTGGCCAAGCTCATGCGGTTCGTCCCGCGCTCGGTGATGATCGGCTTCGTCAACGCCCTCGGTGTCATGCTGTTCACCGCGCAGCTGCCGCACCTCATCGGCGTGCCGTGGCTGGTCTATCCCCTGTTCGCGCTGGGGTTGGCGATCATGATCGTCGGCCCGAAGCTCACGAAGGCGATCCCCGCGCCGCTCATCACGATTGTCCTTCTCAGCGCCCTCACCATGGCCGCTGGCCTGCGGATCCCCACCGTCGCCGATATGGGCGCCTTGCCGACGTCGCTGCCGTCGCTGTTTGTCCCCGACGTGCCACTGACTATGGAGACGCTCACGATCATCGCCCCATACTCCCTGGCGCTGGCGATCGTCGGGCTCATGGAGTCGCTCATGACGGCCAAGCTCGTCGACGGCCTCACCGACCAGCACTCGGACAAGACCCGCGAGAGCTGGGGCCAGGGCGTGGCGAATATCGCCTCCGGGCTGTTCGGCGGCATGGGTGGCTGCGCCATGATCGGCCAGACGATGATTAACACCCGCGAGTCCGGCGCCAGGACCCGCCTGTCTACCCTGCTGGCTGGTGTGTTCCTGCTCGGGCTGTTGCTGCTGCTCGGGGACCTGGTGGGCCAGATCCCCATGGCGGCGCTGGCGGCGATTATGGTGATGGTCGCCTACGGCACCGTCAACTGGCACTCGGTTCACCCGCGAACCTTGAAGCTCATGCCGCTGAGTGAGACGATCGTCATGGCGGTGACGGTGGTCGCCACGCTCGCCACCCACAACCTGGCGGTCGGGGTGGTGCTCGGCGTGGTGGCGGCGATGATTAGCTTCGCCCGGCGCGTGGCCCACATCGTCACGGTGGAGAAGGTCGAGGAACTCGGCGCCGACGACGACACCCGCACCTACCGCGTGCGGGGCCAGCTGTTCTTCGCGTCGTCGAATGACCTGGTCTATAGCTTCGACTACACCGACCCCGCCCCGCGCATCCGCATCGACATGTCGCAGGCGGAGGTGTGGGACGCCTCCACGGTGGCGACGCTGGACTCGATCACGCAGAAGTTCCGCAACCACGGCAAGGAGGTGGCCATCGTGGGGCTCACCGGGCCTAGCCGCGACCGCCTGGAGCTGCTCACCGGCCAGTTGGAGGGCTAA
- the ybaK gene encoding Cys-tRNA(Pro) deacylase, with the protein MAKKKIHKTNAMRKLDQLGLSYRTGTYTPPESAENHADKGIGQHIAASLGVDAAVLFKTIVVESKAGDHYVAVVGTDHELDLKKVAAHFGAKSVHMFNWRELKALTGYVRGGCSPIGMKKAFPTVIDTAAEEQGEIYVSAGEIGEQIILAPKDLAAATRARFADIALHP; encoded by the coding sequence ATGGCCAAGAAGAAGATCCACAAGACCAACGCGATGCGCAAGCTGGATCAGCTGGGGCTGAGCTACCGCACCGGCACCTACACTCCGCCCGAGTCCGCGGAGAACCACGCGGATAAGGGCATCGGCCAGCACATCGCCGCCTCGCTCGGGGTGGACGCGGCGGTGCTGTTCAAGACGATCGTCGTGGAGTCCAAAGCGGGGGATCATTATGTCGCCGTCGTCGGAACCGATCACGAACTGGACCTCAAGAAGGTGGCCGCCCACTTCGGCGCCAAGAGCGTGCACATGTTCAACTGGCGGGAGCTTAAGGCGCTCACCGGCTACGTGCGGGGCGGGTGTTCCCCGATCGGGATGAAGAAGGCCTTCCCCACAGTCATCGACACCGCCGCCGAAGAACAGGGGGAGATCTATGTCTCCGCCGGGGAGATCGGCGAGCAGATCATCCTCGCGCCGAAGGATCTGGCTGCGGCCACCCGGGCGCGTTTCGCCGACATCGCGCTGCACCCCTAA
- a CDS encoding MFS transporter, which translates to MTANPSAADKAPAIPESAQAGLVTVVVFLAYLGQMLLNPIIAPLSREMGLEEWHIGATISLAAILVTVFSAYWGRTSQRLGVKRVLVTGMALATTALATFGIIANLGMTGALAGVGLVLGVMLTRGVLYGSGISAVAPTAQAHLVTHTASETGRVKALGMIGAAQGMASIIGGIVGGVLAAVGGLLMPLVVMPIVMLVSIVVLVVKFRPQAGTQLIEKPKRISFTDPRILPWLVGGLLMFVVFSSLATIFGFTIQDRFGLDGEATAGVSAIYLTVMGVTMIVGQAVVAPKTGWSAARLFRVGMLLLLVSIGFLWPSSSHVLFAIGCVLLGLGMGLAIPGYNTGPTLRMAEDEQGSVAGVINANNGLAYAVAPVLSTLLYGWNPVVPFVVSATVVALICAYTFVHPTLRG; encoded by the coding sequence ATGACAGCCAACCCTTCCGCCGCCGATAAGGCGCCGGCCATCCCAGAGTCGGCCCAAGCCGGCCTCGTCACCGTCGTCGTGTTTCTGGCCTACCTGGGCCAAATGCTGCTCAACCCCATCATTGCGCCGCTATCTAGGGAGATGGGCCTCGAAGAATGGCACATCGGGGCGACGATCTCCCTCGCCGCGATCCTCGTCACCGTCTTCAGCGCGTACTGGGGTCGAACCTCGCAGCGCCTCGGGGTCAAGCGGGTGCTGGTCACCGGTATGGCCCTGGCCACCACGGCGCTGGCCACTTTTGGGATCATCGCGAATCTGGGGATGACGGGCGCGCTGGCCGGCGTCGGCCTAGTCCTGGGAGTCATGCTCACCCGCGGCGTGCTCTATGGCTCGGGGATCTCCGCCGTCGCTCCTACCGCGCAGGCGCACCTGGTGACGCACACCGCCTCGGAGACCGGGCGCGTCAAGGCGCTGGGGATGATCGGCGCGGCTCAGGGTATGGCGTCGATTATTGGCGGCATCGTCGGCGGGGTGCTCGCCGCCGTCGGCGGGCTGCTCATGCCGCTGGTGGTCATGCCGATCGTCATGCTGGTGAGCATCGTCGTCCTGGTGGTGAAGTTCCGACCCCAGGCGGGCACTCAGCTCATCGAGAAGCCGAAACGCATTAGCTTCACCGACCCGAGGATCCTGCCTTGGCTGGTGGGTGGGCTGCTCATGTTCGTCGTCTTTTCCTCCCTGGCCACCATCTTTGGGTTTACTATCCAGGATCGCTTCGGCCTCGACGGCGAGGCCACCGCCGGGGTGTCTGCTATCTATCTCACGGTGATGGGTGTGACGATGATCGTCGGCCAGGCCGTCGTCGCGCCGAAAACCGGGTGGAGCGCTGCGCGGCTGTTTCGCGTCGGCATGCTCCTGCTGCTGGTGAGCATTGGTTTCCTGTGGCCCAGTAGCTCCCACGTGTTGTTCGCGATCGGCTGCGTTCTGCTGGGGCTGGGGATGGGGCTGGCGATCCCCGGGTACAACACGGGCCCGACGCTGCGCATGGCCGAGGACGAGCAAGGATCGGTGGCTGGCGTCATTAACGCCAACAACGGCCTGGCCTACGCCGTTGCACCGGTACTGTCCACCCTGCTCTACGGGTGGAACCCGGTGGTTCCCTTCGTCGTCTCGGCAACCGTGGTGGCGCTGATCTGCGCGTACACCTTCGTCCACCCCACGCTGCGGGGGTAA
- a CDS encoding TetR/AcrR family transcriptional regulator, whose translation MGASSTGRRAGLTHQLILDEAVYLSEHQGVDGWTMRDIADRLGVVPSVLYHYFPNKDALCDAVVDHVCADIPLPDEHLQWKDWFTALAHSLRPVLLRYHGITDRFARGKFTPRLLPALDAAFRQLDGAGFGDKSALAYSIITNTVIHTIGARNLRSVHQPGQRHDLTTMLERFEPLADTSPGLRALVDLYLGPLATPELEDRLSAEYFNLVIAAMLDGIEHVLLPQAKPLPPGASAPGSAHRDTK comes from the coding sequence ATGGGAGCATCCTCGACGGGCCGCAGGGCCGGACTAACCCACCAGCTGATCCTCGACGAGGCCGTCTACCTGTCGGAACACCAGGGAGTCGACGGCTGGACCATGCGCGACATCGCCGACCGACTCGGCGTGGTCCCCTCCGTGCTCTACCACTACTTTCCCAACAAAGACGCCCTCTGCGACGCCGTCGTCGACCACGTCTGCGCCGATATCCCCCTGCCCGACGAGCACCTTCAGTGGAAGGATTGGTTCACCGCCCTAGCCCACTCCCTGCGTCCGGTGCTGCTGCGCTACCACGGGATCACCGACCGCTTCGCCCGCGGGAAGTTCACGCCACGCCTCCTGCCCGCTCTCGACGCTGCCTTTCGCCAACTCGACGGCGCCGGCTTCGGCGACAAGTCCGCCCTCGCCTACTCCATCATCACGAACACGGTCATCCACACCATCGGCGCCCGCAATCTGCGATCCGTCCACCAGCCCGGACAGCGACACGACCTCACCACCATGCTCGAACGCTTCGAGCCACTAGCGGACACATCCCCCGGCTTGCGCGCACTGGTCGATCTGTACCTCGGGCCACTGGCCACCCCGGAGCTGGAGGATAGGCTCTCCGCGGAATACTTCAACCTCGTCATCGCCGCGATGCTCGACGGCATCGAGCACGTACTCCTGCCCCAGGCGAAGCCGCTTCCCCCGGGAGCTTCGGCTCCGGGAAGCGCTCACCGCGACACCAAGTAG
- a CDS encoding PspC domain-containing protein — MNFPENKWYRTDRRKIIAGVCAGVAEVYGVRPDTVRLAYVAASAVGIPMVGAYLIQWMIYPKR, encoded by the coding sequence ATGAATTTCCCTGAGAACAAATGGTACCGCACCGATAGGCGAAAGATCATAGCGGGCGTATGCGCAGGAGTTGCGGAAGTATACGGAGTTAGACCCGACACGGTAAGATTAGCCTACGTTGCCGCCTCTGCAGTCGGCATACCCATGGTTGGAGCCTATCTCATACAGTGGATGATCTACCCCAAACGTTAG
- a CDS encoding ATP-binding protein, producing MSTEEILTRFNVLTRSSEVTLAGMLVLGAYPQQFFPQPLIDFTVHPGVRKSMDTEERFSDRTHCDGRIPDAVEPAVKAAMASLKVRHVEQGAVTVAQPKISEMVIREAITNAVAHRNYSFRRQGTQVAMDVYSDRIEISNPGELWGDRTLDNIDDGRSVSRDKILSKILSITPSSSGGGAVGENQGV from the coding sequence GTGAGCACCGAGGAAATCCTCACGCGCTTCAACGTCCTGACCCGGAGTAGCGAGGTCACCCTGGCTGGAATGCTCGTTCTGGGCGCTTACCCACAGCAGTTCTTTCCCCAGCCCCTCATTGACTTCACAGTGCACCCCGGTGTGCGTAAGTCCATGGACACCGAGGAGAGATTCTCCGACCGCACACACTGCGACGGCCGGATACCGGACGCCGTCGAACCCGCCGTGAAAGCAGCCATGGCAAGCCTCAAGGTGCGCCACGTTGAGCAAGGAGCGGTGACGGTGGCTCAACCGAAAATCTCGGAGATGGTCATACGAGAGGCGATCACCAATGCGGTTGCGCATCGCAACTACAGCTTCCGAAGACAAGGCACCCAGGTAGCAATGGATGTCTACAGCGACCGTATCGAGATCTCAAACCCGGGCGAGCTGTGGGGCGATCGAACCCTCGACAATATTGACGACGGTAGAAGTGTTTCCCGGGACAAGATCCTCAGCAAGATCCTGAGCATTACCCCGTCGAGTAGCGGGGGCGGTGCCGTGGGCGAGAATCAAGGGGTGTGA
- a CDS encoding putative DNA binding domain-containing protein, producing MNWDRLSSSEPIADMVARLRRQGDDDSTVEAKSVLTKLSASVWVTVSAFANTNGSYVLLGLE from the coding sequence GTGAATTGGGACCGGCTGTCCAGCAGCGAGCCGATTGCCGACATGGTGGCGCGCCTGCGTCGGCAGGGTGACGACGACTCGACAGTTGAGGCCAAATCAGTTCTCACGAAACTTAGTGCGAGTGTGTGGGTCACGGTGTCCGCTTTTGCCAACACGAATGGTAGCTACGTCCTGCTCGGGCTGGAGTAG
- a CDS encoding amidase: MTSPSTNRAAYPAESLDELAAKVAALTPAEHGFAYFDPLAPAAHPTIEGDLSGWIIPAKDLYEFAGMPTTFGSRARTIARSTETNSFIAAYQARGAAIPGKSVTSELGMTIDAEPRDLPALDNPIWPGRTPGGSSGGAAVMVARGLVRAAHASDAGGSIRIPSAACGVVGFKPASSQIAAHGFITRRVEDSAYLHQLTLGAPTPRRVGLLTTPLLAEVDVQPEWERATREAAEALAAAGHDVVEVGFWPAIAETFERYTDIFSYRLGDIPNPDYIAAWLRKRGLTVSAQRYAESLAYAATVRGRLRDFYGVDALLTPTVSSDPPAVGAFSQLEPAENFAAQTRWASWTSVFNIAGAPAISLPWPVPGRPQPAGVHLAGLTLDDAELLTLARELHE, from the coding sequence ATGACTAGCCCTAGCACGAACCGCGCCGCCTACCCCGCGGAGTCGCTCGACGAACTCGCTGCCAAGGTCGCCGCCCTCACCCCGGCCGAGCACGGCTTCGCCTACTTCGATCCGCTTGCTCCCGCCGCTCATCCCACCATCGAGGGGGATTTAAGCGGCTGGATCATCCCGGCGAAGGACCTCTACGAGTTTGCCGGCATGCCCACCACGTTCGGCTCCCGTGCCCGCACCATTGCCCGCTCCACAGAGACCAACAGCTTCATCGCCGCCTACCAGGCACGTGGCGCCGCCATCCCGGGCAAGTCCGTGACCAGTGAGCTCGGCATGACCATCGACGCGGAGCCGCGCGACCTCCCCGCGCTCGACAACCCCATCTGGCCCGGCCGCACCCCGGGTGGTTCCTCGGGCGGCGCAGCCGTCATGGTGGCCCGCGGCCTCGTGCGCGCCGCCCACGCCTCTGATGCCGGCGGTTCCATCCGTATCCCCTCCGCGGCGTGCGGCGTGGTGGGTTTTAAGCCGGCGTCGTCGCAGATCGCCGCTCACGGGTTCATCACCCGCCGGGTCGAGGACTCGGCGTACCTGCACCAGCTCACGCTTGGCGCGCCGACGCCCCGGCGCGTCGGCCTGTTGACCACCCCGCTGCTCGCCGAGGTGGACGTTCAGCCTGAATGGGAGCGCGCCACCCGCGAGGCCGCTGAGGCGCTGGCTGCTGCCGGGCATGACGTGGTCGAGGTGGGTTTTTGGCCGGCGATCGCGGAGACGTTCGAGCGCTACACGGACATCTTCTCCTACCGCCTGGGCGACATCCCCAACCCGGACTACATTGCCGCCTGGCTGCGCAAACGCGGCCTGACGGTGTCCGCGCAGCGCTACGCGGAATCCCTCGCCTACGCTGCGACGGTGCGCGGCCGGCTGCGGGACTTCTACGGCGTCGACGCCCTGCTCACGCCCACGGTGTCCAGCGACCCGCCTGCTGTCGGCGCGTTTAGTCAGCTTGAACCGGCGGAGAACTTCGCCGCCCAAACCCGGTGGGCGTCGTGGACGTCGGTGTTCAACATCGCCGGTGCGCCAGCCATCTCCCTGCCGTGGCCGGTACCGGGACGGCCTCAGCCGGCGGGTGTGCACCTCGCGGGGCTGACGCTCGACGACGCCGAATTGCTCACCCTCGCCCGAGAGCTGCACGAGTGA
- a CDS encoding CPBP family intramembrane glutamic endopeptidase has translation MSGLRSVLRLVDDLLDPAPLNAQQVTLNVSQSELAWLDLAFQLCSAGVLFAWGALALYLLGDAYRLTRPRGRDVLHGAGLAALIGIPGLVFYLTAVHLGLSKVVVPTGVDHPLIEIPMLLIWSAANAFGEEIVVVAWLMTRLKALNLSLPAALAASSLLRGSYHLYQGVSAGFGNIIMGVVYGAYFAKTGKVWPLVIGHFFIDAVAFVGYTAVGEYLPLPG, from the coding sequence ATGTCCGGGCTGCGCTCAGTGCTGCGGCTGGTCGATGACCTCCTCGACCCCGCTCCCCTCAACGCCCAGCAGGTGACGCTCAACGTTTCTCAGTCGGAGTTGGCGTGGCTCGATCTCGCCTTTCAGTTGTGCAGCGCCGGGGTGCTGTTCGCCTGGGGTGCGCTGGCGCTCTACCTGCTCGGGGACGCCTACCGCCTTACCCGTCCGCGCGGCCGCGACGTCCTCCACGGCGCCGGCCTGGCAGCACTCATCGGCATCCCAGGGTTGGTGTTCTACCTCACCGCGGTGCACCTCGGACTGTCGAAGGTGGTGGTACCCACCGGCGTCGATCACCCGCTCATCGAGATTCCGATGCTGCTTATCTGGTCAGCGGCGAACGCGTTCGGCGAAGAGATCGTCGTCGTCGCCTGGCTCATGACCAGGCTCAAGGCGCTGAACCTGTCGCTTCCGGCGGCGCTGGCGGCGTCGTCGTTGCTGCGCGGGTCGTATCACCTCTACCAAGGCGTGTCCGCCGGGTTCGGCAACATCATCATGGGCGTGGTGTACGGCGCGTACTTTGCCAAGACGGGGAAGGTGTGGCCGCTGGTCATTGGGCATTTCTTCATCGATGCGGTGGCTTTTGTCGGTTACACGGCCGTCGGCGAGTATCTTCCGCTTCCCGGGTAG
- a CDS encoding LCP family protein codes for MTHYGRDERRLRGHSSDPRDAAGEFVIGRDGKPLVDRYGRPVRRNPSAGDQHRGADGPRVTRQPRQPAEPRAAYEPRRTPQHGGTQRPAQQYGSSQQYGASQRGSRHAQQGQPLPPRQQPPRQQPPRQQPGAQRAVQHMPSRPPRGVVRGDEQLLINEPPRQKRQQRRARPRIRLPFGGCFGCFGSLLAVLLVGVIMVTLWADTRLSRVEALSPNPIADTAGTNWLLVGSDSRRGLSDEEAARLGTGTESDAGGSRTDAIMLLHIPFGGEAQLMSIPRDSLVTIPGYGENKINAAFALGGPQLLTETVEAETGLRINHYAEIGMGGLATMVDAVGGVEICVEEAIDDPNASLNVQPGCQAMDGATALGYVRTRATAGGDFDRVARQRQFFSSLLGTLSSPSTLLNPLKSVPLLVRATGTFAISEGTHVWHLAMVAIAMAGGVKSEVVPPAGTMDTGVGNVVLWDEAAAEEMFASMR; via the coding sequence ATGACTCATTACGGACGCGACGAACGCCGGCTCCGGGGGCATTCGAGTGACCCTCGCGACGCCGCCGGGGAGTTCGTTATCGGGCGCGACGGCAAACCCCTCGTGGACCGCTATGGACGCCCGGTTCGGCGCAACCCGTCGGCTGGCGATCAGCACCGCGGCGCAGACGGCCCCCGGGTGACCCGGCAGCCTCGGCAGCCGGCCGAACCGCGCGCCGCCTATGAGCCTCGACGGACCCCTCAGCACGGAGGAACCCAGCGGCCTGCCCAGCAGTATGGTTCGTCACAGCAATATGGCGCGTCCCAGCGCGGCAGCCGCCATGCCCAGCAGGGGCAGCCGCTGCCACCGCGCCAGCAGCCCCCACGGCAACAACCTCCGCGGCAGCAGCCCGGCGCTCAGCGGGCGGTCCAGCACATGCCGTCGCGCCCGCCGCGCGGCGTCGTCCGCGGCGACGAGCAGCTCCTCATCAACGAGCCTCCGCGCCAAAAGCGCCAGCAGCGCCGCGCACGCCCCCGGATCCGCTTGCCTTTCGGCGGCTGCTTCGGCTGCTTCGGGTCCCTGCTGGCCGTGCTGCTGGTCGGGGTGATTATGGTCACCCTGTGGGCGGATACTCGCCTCTCCCGGGTGGAAGCGCTGTCGCCGAACCCCATCGCCGACACCGCCGGCACCAACTGGCTGCTGGTGGGCTCCGACTCCCGACGGGGCTTAAGCGACGAGGAAGCGGCCCGCCTCGGCACCGGCACGGAGTCCGACGCCGGCGGGTCCCGCACGGACGCGATCATGCTGCTGCATATCCCCTTCGGCGGGGAGGCGCAGCTGATGTCCATCCCACGCGACAGCCTGGTGACCATCCCCGGTTACGGGGAGAACAAGATCAACGCGGCGTTCGCCCTCGGCGGGCCGCAGCTGCTCACCGAGACGGTGGAGGCGGAGACCGGCCTGCGGATCAACCACTATGCGGAGATCGGCATGGGCGGGTTGGCGACGATGGTCGACGCGGTCGGCGGCGTCGAGATCTGCGTCGAGGAGGCCATCGACGACCCCAATGCCAGCCTCAACGTTCAGCCCGGCTGCCAGGCGATGGACGGCGCGACCGCCCTCGGTTACGTGCGCACCCGCGCCACCGCGGGCGGCGACTTCGACCGGGTGGCCCGCCAGCGTCAGTTCTTCTCGTCGCTGCTGGGCACGCTGTCGTCCCCGTCGACGCTGCTCAACCCGCTGAAGTCCGTTCCACTGCTGGTGCGCGCCACCGGTACCTTCGCCATCAGCGAAGGCACCCACGTGTGGCACCTGGCGATGGTGGCTATCGCGATGGCCGGCGGAGTGAAGTCGGAGGTCGTGCCCCCGGCCGGCACTATGGACACCGGCGTGGGCAATGTCGTGCTGTGGGACGAGGCCGCCGCCGAGGAGATGTTCGCGTCGATGCGCTAA
- a CDS encoding DUF5926 family protein codes for MAKKNRKNKDALPEGMSRRQAKLAARQAERAALEKDPRPYAGLACEADLVALQEFVPSASARLAVEGCEREVTIGTVLPGANAATIRAEAAGADALVALQVKKRSHNPGRDLAYALNWVRTAAPGATLESTVADGSQPAITDLIAADTTLDIAVHDTFDWWTPEGEVLPPQAQQAVQQANETIATTRKSPAAIPGSAWWTYPGGAKAYLRWVRVDGDENALLSALARVAARGDLHLGEDTKFAGVFRTHGVIVPVFDLHDTDKDVAEYSAALEQVNEAIEAELSNDAQLNADERKQLENIKSRQVTIR; via the coding sequence ATGGCCAAAAAGAACCGTAAGAACAAAGACGCCCTGCCGGAGGGCATGAGCCGACGCCAAGCCAAGCTCGCTGCCCGGCAAGCCGAGCGCGCCGCCCTGGAGAAGGACCCGCGCCCCTACGCGGGTCTGGCCTGTGAGGCGGACCTCGTCGCCCTGCAGGAATTCGTGCCCAGCGCCTCGGCCCGCCTCGCCGTCGAAGGCTGCGAGCGCGAGGTCACCATCGGCACCGTGCTGCCCGGCGCCAATGCCGCCACCATCCGCGCGGAGGCAGCCGGCGCCGACGCCCTCGTCGCCCTGCAGGTCAAGAAGCGCTCCCACAACCCGGGTCGCGACCTCGCCTACGCCCTGAACTGGGTACGCACCGCCGCGCCGGGCGCCACCTTGGAGTCCACCGTCGCCGACGGTTCCCAGCCGGCAATCACCGACCTCATCGCCGCCGACACCACCCTCGACATTGCGGTCCATGACACCTTCGACTGGTGGACCCCCGAAGGCGAAGTGCTGCCGCCGCAGGCCCAGCAGGCCGTCCAGCAGGCGAATGAGACCATCGCGACGACGCGTAAGTCCCCGGCGGCCATCCCCGGCTCCGCGTGGTGGACCTACCCGGGCGGGGCCAAGGCCTACCTGCGGTGGGTGCGCGTCGACGGCGACGAAAATGCCTTGCTTTCCGCACTGGCACGCGTCGCCGCCCGCGGCGATCTCCACCTGGGCGAGGACACGAAGTTCGCGGGCGTGTTCCGCACCCACGGCGTCATCGTGCCGGTGTTCGACCTGCACGACACGGACAAGGACGTCGCCGAGTACTCCGCCGCCCTGGAGCAGGTCAACGAGGCCATCGAGGCCGAGCTGAGCAACGACGCCCAGCTCAACGCCGACGAGCGCAAGCAGCTGGAGAACATCAAGTCCCGCCAGGTGACGATTCGTTAA
- a CDS encoding glycerophosphodiester phosphodiesterase family protein: MKIVAHRGNGPGFKELTRAGYEHALSLPIHGVETDVRLCRSGELVLHHDARLGRTDVGINGVARISGLSLEQLRRINFGTRANPQEILTLPEMLGLIKDAGDKHLYLEIKKPTRYGRMLEEQVTRALAYAGLRDDERIHIISFSHTCLRRMAELTPALDRFYLRGARDFKYNPKDIMFSKPTGLGMDHRVAKLRPELVGALGLPTYLWTPNTPADLLAARDAGADIITTDDAELALEVFAPANARV; the protein is encoded by the coding sequence ATGAAGATCGTCGCCCACCGGGGGAACGGCCCCGGGTTTAAGGAACTGACCCGCGCCGGCTACGAGCACGCGCTCAGCCTGCCCATCCACGGCGTGGAAACGGACGTGCGCCTGTGCCGCAGCGGCGAACTGGTGCTGCACCACGACGCCCGGCTCGGCCGCACCGACGTCGGCATCAACGGCGTCGCGCGGATCTCGGGGCTGAGCCTGGAGCAGCTCCGCCGCATCAACTTCGGCACCCGGGCGAACCCCCAGGAGATCCTCACGCTGCCGGAGATGCTCGGGCTTATCAAGGACGCCGGGGACAAGCACCTCTACCTGGAGATCAAAAAGCCCACCCGCTACGGCCGGATGCTGGAAGAACAGGTCACCCGCGCGCTGGCCTACGCCGGGCTCAGGGACGACGAACGCATCCACATCATCTCCTTCTCCCACACCTGCCTGCGGCGCATGGCGGAGCTCACCCCGGCGCTCGACCGCTTCTACCTGCGCGGCGCCCGGGACTTCAAATACAACCCCAAGGACATCATGTTCTCCAAGCCCACCGGGCTGGGCATGGACCACCGGGTGGCGAAGCTGCGCCCCGAGCTCGTCGGCGCCCTCGGGCTACCGACCTACCTGTGGACCCCGAACACGCCGGCGGATCTGCTCGCCGCCCGGGACGCGGGCGCGGACATCATCACCACCGACGACGCCGAATTGGCCCTGGAGGTTTTCGCCCCGGCCAACGCGCGAGTGTGA